In Myxococcus stipitatus, the following are encoded in one genomic region:
- the hisC gene encoding histidinol-phosphate transaminase, producing MRPLVPTYVETLKPYVPGKPIEETEREFGLTGVIKLASNENPLGPSPRALEAMRRASSNVHLYPDATSFHLVRRLADSLGVQPQEMVLGSGSNELIELLIRTFTTPEDEILLCKNSFSAYRISAQAHGRPFVEVPMREGYQYDLEAMARAVTPRTRLVFLANPDNPTGTAFGREALEKFLASVPREVLIAYDEAYFEFVDWPEYVSAVELFRRHPNLVALRTFSKIHGLAGIRLGYGVMDAKLAAYVQRTRMPFNLTVVAQAAGLAALEDTEHVQRTRENNRQGLRYFEAELPKLGISLTKSHANFVFADFHRPSTELYELLLRKGVIVRPFAGGGFPTCLRISVGTAAENARCVRALREVLS from the coding sequence ATGCGACCCCTCGTTCCTACCTACGTCGAGACACTCAAGCCGTACGTGCCGGGCAAGCCCATCGAGGAGACCGAGCGCGAGTTCGGCCTGACGGGTGTCATCAAGCTCGCCTCCAACGAGAACCCGCTCGGGCCTTCTCCGCGCGCGCTGGAGGCCATGCGGCGCGCGTCGTCCAACGTGCACCTGTACCCGGACGCGACGTCGTTCCATCTGGTGCGCCGGCTGGCGGACTCGCTGGGCGTGCAGCCGCAGGAAATGGTCCTGGGCAGCGGCTCCAACGAGCTCATCGAGCTGCTCATCCGCACGTTCACCACGCCGGAGGACGAAATCCTCCTGTGCAAGAACTCCTTCTCCGCGTACCGCATCTCCGCGCAGGCGCATGGACGGCCCTTCGTCGAGGTGCCCATGCGCGAGGGCTACCAGTACGACCTGGAGGCCATGGCGCGCGCGGTGACGCCGCGCACGCGGTTGGTGTTCCTGGCCAACCCGGACAACCCCACGGGCACCGCGTTCGGCCGCGAGGCGCTGGAGAAGTTCCTGGCGTCGGTGCCGCGCGAGGTCCTCATCGCCTACGATGAGGCCTACTTCGAGTTCGTCGACTGGCCCGAGTACGTCAGCGCCGTGGAGCTGTTCCGCCGGCATCCCAACCTGGTGGCGCTGCGCACGTTCAGCAAGATTCACGGGCTCGCGGGCATCCGCCTGGGCTACGGGGTGATGGACGCGAAGCTGGCGGCGTATGTGCAGCGCACGCGCATGCCCTTCAACCTGACGGTGGTGGCGCAGGCCGCGGGGCTCGCGGCGTTGGAGGACACCGAGCACGTCCAGCGCACACGTGAGAACAACCGGCAGGGCCTGCGCTACTTCGAGGCGGAGCTGCCGAAGCTGGGCATCTCCCTCACGAAGAGCCATGCCAACTTCGTGTTCGCCGACTTCCACCGGCCGTCCACGGAGCTGTACGAGCTGCTGCTTCGCAAGGGGGTCATCGTCCGGCCCTTCGCCGGAGGCGGCTTCCCCACGTGTCTGCGCATCTCCGTGGGGACGGCTGCGGAGAACGCGCGCTGTGTGCGCGCATTGCGGGAGGTCCTCTCGTGA
- a CDS encoding acetyl-CoA carboxylase carboxyltransferase subunit alpha: MATGISYALDFERPLIELEKKIDELKALSTGGSADFTSEISKLEKKAKKLQTEIFSDLTRWQVVQMSRHPSRPYFLDYVRFLFTDFVELCGDRHFGEDPSIVGGFARFDGKPVMVIGHQKGRNTKENMARNFGMPRPEGYRKARRLMELAERFEKPILTFVDTPGAYPGIGAEERGQAEAIAVNLEVMSGLRVPIISTVVGEGGSGGALAIGVGNRVLMLQNSVYSVISPEGCASILFRDASKADKAADAMKLTAGDLLQMKIVDEVVAEPAGGAHRDPPKAAEALGKALRKHLGQLAELSPDGLVKDRYAKFRALGVFSGR; encoded by the coding sequence ATGGCGACTGGCATCAGTTACGCGCTCGACTTCGAGCGCCCGCTCATCGAGCTGGAGAAGAAGATCGATGAGCTCAAGGCGTTGTCCACGGGTGGTTCGGCGGACTTCACCTCGGAGATTTCCAAGCTCGAGAAGAAGGCGAAGAAGCTCCAGACGGAGATCTTCAGCGACCTGACGCGGTGGCAGGTGGTGCAGATGTCCCGCCACCCCTCGCGGCCCTACTTCCTGGACTACGTCCGCTTCCTGTTCACCGACTTCGTGGAGCTGTGCGGGGACCGGCACTTCGGCGAGGACCCGTCCATCGTCGGCGGCTTCGCGCGCTTCGACGGCAAGCCGGTGATGGTGATTGGCCACCAGAAGGGCCGCAACACCAAGGAGAACATGGCGCGCAACTTCGGCATGCCGCGCCCGGAGGGCTACCGCAAGGCGCGCCGGCTGATGGAATTGGCGGAGCGTTTCGAGAAGCCCATCCTCACCTTCGTGGACACGCCGGGCGCCTATCCGGGCATCGGCGCCGAGGAGCGCGGCCAGGCCGAGGCCATCGCGGTGAATCTGGAAGTGATGAGCGGGCTGCGCGTGCCCATCATCTCCACCGTGGTGGGGGAGGGGGGCTCGGGTGGCGCGCTGGCCATCGGCGTGGGCAACCGCGTGTTGATGCTCCAGAACAGCGTCTATTCCGTCATCTCGCCGGAGGGATGCGCCTCCATCCTCTTCCGCGACGCCAGCAAGGCGGACAAGGCGGCGGACGCGATGAAGCTCACCGCGGGCGACTTGTTGCAGATGAAGATTGTCGACGAGGTGGTGGCAGAGCCCGCGGGGGGCGCGCACCGGGACCCTCCGAAGGCGGCCGAGGCGTTGGGCAAGGCGCTGCGCAAGCACCTGGGGCAGCTCGCCGAGCTGTCGCCGGATGGATTGGTCAAGGACCGCTACGCGAAGTTCCGCGCGCTGGGCGTGTTCTCCGGACGTTGA
- a CDS encoding tetratricopeptide repeat protein, with translation MLHALPLLVLVLTASPPEPSSRALNAEGFHLYRAGRYPEALEKFQAAMKADPAYALPRYNLAATLGVLRKQGHVCEYSAHRDVIVEHLTQAVRLDTRRLARARQDPDLDGIRDTLGWQRLLGLKPGREADVPALLQAVSWYGPAAGIHGSKHSLRFLPGGRAVLWTRIVDERGDENHGELPGTYTVKGRQVELRLMDQKPRKGTLTRAGALTFPGLGTFTDSEPECDA, from the coding sequence ATGCTCCATGCCCTGCCGCTGCTCGTCCTGGTGCTGACCGCCTCGCCACCCGAGCCCTCCTCCCGGGCCCTCAACGCGGAGGGCTTCCACCTCTACCGCGCCGGCCGCTATCCGGAGGCCCTGGAGAAGTTCCAGGCCGCCATGAAGGCGGACCCGGCCTACGCCCTGCCCCGCTACAACCTGGCCGCCACGCTTGGCGTCCTGCGCAAGCAAGGCCACGTGTGTGAGTACAGCGCTCACCGGGACGTCATCGTCGAGCACCTCACCCAGGCCGTCCGGCTGGACACCCGCAGGCTGGCCCGCGCACGCCAGGACCCGGACCTGGACGGCATCCGCGACACCCTGGGCTGGCAGCGCCTCCTGGGGCTCAAGCCGGGACGCGAGGCCGACGTGCCCGCCCTGCTCCAGGCCGTGTCCTGGTACGGCCCCGCGGCTGGCATCCACGGCAGCAAGCACAGCCTGCGCTTCCTGCCCGGCGGACGGGCCGTCCTGTGGACGCGCATCGTGGACGAACGGGGGGACGAGAACCACGGCGAGCTGCCCGGCACCTACACCGTGAAGGGGCGCCAGGTGGAGCTGCGGCTCATGGACCAGAAACCTCGGAAGGGGACGCTGACTCGCGCCGGCGCCCTCACCTTCCCGGGGCTCGGAACCTTCACGGATTCCGAGCCGGAGTGCGACGCCTGA
- a CDS encoding ArsA family ATPase: MSDARVLHFFGGKGGVGKTTLAAAYALRLSEEVPKERVLLVSLDPVRSLSDLLKKKLSAKPTKLVPGKGEGGVWGLEVEPSALLKPFLAQYLPALKKAAAKGTHFTEEELGSLYQQAVPGLEELVGLFHVVDLVEGEEFDRIIVDCSPTSHTLRLFDLPVGLRKFLGLVRAGSDKPAPATGKGKKAEAAAAAEPGFLEGLGQKAEKLLGLLKDPARTAFHLVALAEPVPEAQTRMLFMQLRERGLPVTEVVVNQVEDREGCPACQGRRGLQAPHVRKFQALDKAVPVHLLGRRELAPRGLDGVGVFAKAWAGGKETKALEFAAAEGPPALVRAPSMPPIAAPPLPPTRLIFFVGQGGVGKSSCAAAAAVTLTEKEGPVLLISTDPAHSLSDVLQSRLTDTETQVKGTKGLYARELDMAGWFNALRKRLKEKAEKAFEGAPKTGSEVPADLLYLRNLLECAPPGIDELAAMSVLTDALVQERFKRIVVDSSPVVNSVRVVELAETAKTWLGALHTVLNKHRAKGLGELADDIAGMIKHAKRFEEALASPTEARFVVVTRGEDLAAARTERVVEYLKDKKLPVERVLVNRVGPKSTCEKCENRRKLELNAAKAIEKKLGLPVTMAPALGRHPAGLRELKAFRTAWYALSPPAAKIKAA, encoded by the coding sequence ATGAGCGACGCGCGAGTTCTTCACTTCTTCGGCGGCAAGGGCGGGGTTGGCAAGACCACGCTCGCGGCGGCGTACGCGTTGCGGTTGTCGGAGGAGGTCCCGAAGGAGCGGGTGCTGCTCGTTTCGCTGGACCCCGTGCGCTCGCTGTCGGACCTGCTGAAGAAGAAGCTCTCCGCGAAGCCCACGAAGCTGGTTCCTGGCAAGGGCGAGGGGGGCGTCTGGGGCTTGGAGGTCGAGCCGTCCGCGCTGCTCAAGCCGTTCCTGGCGCAGTACCTGCCCGCGCTGAAGAAGGCCGCCGCGAAGGGCACGCACTTCACCGAGGAGGAGCTGGGTTCGCTCTATCAGCAGGCGGTCCCCGGGTTGGAGGAGCTGGTGGGGCTCTTCCACGTGGTGGATCTGGTGGAGGGCGAGGAGTTCGACCGGATCATCGTGGACTGCTCACCCACGAGCCACACGCTGCGGCTGTTTGATCTACCCGTGGGGCTGCGCAAGTTCCTGGGGCTGGTGCGCGCGGGCAGCGACAAGCCGGCGCCGGCCACGGGGAAGGGCAAGAAGGCGGAGGCCGCCGCGGCGGCCGAGCCGGGTTTCCTGGAAGGGCTGGGACAGAAGGCGGAGAAGCTGCTGGGGCTGCTGAAGGACCCCGCGCGCACGGCCTTCCACCTGGTGGCGCTCGCGGAGCCCGTTCCCGAGGCGCAGACGCGCATGCTCTTCATGCAGCTTCGCGAGCGCGGGCTGCCGGTGACGGAGGTCGTCGTCAACCAGGTGGAGGACCGCGAAGGGTGCCCCGCGTGTCAGGGCCGCCGGGGCCTCCAGGCGCCGCACGTGCGCAAGTTCCAGGCGCTGGACAAGGCCGTGCCGGTGCACCTGCTGGGGCGCCGGGAGTTGGCGCCGCGCGGGCTGGATGGCGTGGGTGTGTTCGCCAAGGCGTGGGCGGGTGGCAAGGAGACGAAGGCGCTGGAGTTCGCCGCGGCGGAGGGCCCTCCGGCCCTGGTGCGCGCGCCGTCCATGCCGCCCATCGCCGCGCCGCCGCTGCCTCCCACGCGGCTCATCTTCTTCGTGGGTCAGGGTGGCGTGGGCAAGAGCTCCTGCGCGGCCGCGGCCGCGGTGACGTTGACGGAGAAGGAGGGGCCGGTGCTCCTCATCTCCACGGACCCCGCGCACTCGCTGTCGGACGTGCTGCAGAGCCGGCTGACGGACACCGAGACGCAGGTGAAGGGCACCAAGGGCCTCTACGCGCGTGAGTTGGACATGGCGGGTTGGTTCAACGCCCTGCGCAAGCGGCTGAAGGAGAAGGCGGAGAAGGCCTTCGAGGGCGCGCCCAAGACGGGCAGCGAGGTCCCCGCGGATCTGCTCTACCTGCGCAACCTGCTGGAGTGCGCGCCGCCGGGCATCGACGAGCTGGCGGCCATGAGCGTGCTCACGGACGCGCTGGTGCAGGAGCGGTTCAAGCGCATCGTGGTGGACTCGTCGCCGGTGGTGAACTCCGTGCGCGTGGTGGAGCTGGCGGAGACGGCGAAGACGTGGCTGGGCGCCCTGCACACGGTGCTCAACAAGCACCGCGCCAAGGGCCTGGGCGAGCTGGCGGACGACATCGCCGGGATGATCAAGCACGCCAAGCGCTTCGAGGAGGCGCTGGCGTCTCCCACCGAGGCGCGCTTCGTGGTCGTCACGCGCGGCGAGGACCTGGCCGCGGCCCGCACCGAGCGGGTGGTGGAGTACCTGAAGGACAAGAAGCTGCCGGTGGAGCGCGTGCTCGTCAACCGCGTGGGCCCCAAGTCCACCTGCGAGAAGTGCGAGAACCGCCGCAAGCTGGAGCTCAACGCGGCGAAGGCCATCGAGAAGAAGCTGGGCCTGCCCGTCACGATGGCGCCCGCGCTGGGCCGTCACCCCGCGGGCCTGCGCGAGCTGAAGGCGTTCCGGACCGCGTGGTACGCGTTGTCCCCGCCGGCCGCGAAGATCAAGGCGGCCTGA